The DNA region AATATTCAAAAACTCCGAGATGGTGCGCCCATTCAACCTGAATCCCAAACAAGTTCTAGTACCGCTTCTGAGTAACAGGTAATAAGTAATATCATTTTACTTTTTGATTAAGAATAGCTAATAGCGTTCATGCTAATAGCTAATAGCTTTCAAAACAAAAAAACTCCAAATATATGAACTGACTATGGCTTTATTCTCGATCGCCACAAACTTTATCAAACGCCCCGTCCTCACTACAGTTTGTACTATTGTTATTGTCCTGGTGGGAGGAGTTTGTATTCCCCTACTGCCAATTAACTACCTGCCCGATGTTTCTCCCGTGCAAATTGAAGTGTCAAGTTCCTATACAGGGGCGGATATAGAAACCGTTGAAGATACCGTTACCACGATTTTGGAAGAGCAAATTAACGGTGTCCCAGGAATGGATTACTCAACCTCTCAAAGCTATGCTGGTACTAGCAGCATTTCCGTTTATTTCCCCACTGGCACTGATAAAGATATTGCTCAAGTAAACGTCCAAAATCGTGTTGCTCAAGCTTTACCGCAATTGCCCACTCCCGTTCAACAACTAGGAGTTACTACTCAAGCAGCATCTACTAGCATTTTGCTGATCTTCGGCGTTTATAGTGAAGCAGGAGCATACGACAGCATTTTTATTAGTAATTATGTCGATGCCAACATTACTGATGTTTTAAAACGAATAAATGGGGTAGGAGACGTTACCATATTTGGGGCAAAACAAAATGCGATGCGGATTTGGCTCAATCCCCAAGATTTAGCAGCTAGAGGATTAACCGCCCTGGATGTGGCTCAGGCTGTGCGATCGCAAAATGTGGTAGTGGGTGCGGGTTCTATCGGACAAGAACCTATTACAGGACAACAAGAATACGAACTACCAGTTCAAATTCAAGGTCGCCTTCAAGATGCAGATGAGTTTGAAAATTTGGTGGTAAAAACTTTAGACAGTGGGGCTGTAGTGCGTTTGCGGGATGTGGGCTATGCAGAACTGGGAGCGGAAAACTACGGACAAAATGCTAGCGTTAATGGACAGCAGGGAGTTGGGATTGCCATATCGCAGCTTCCTGGAAGTAATGCCTTGGATGTCGGTAACAACGTTAAAGATGCTATGGAGGAATTGAGTAACAATTTTCCCCCAGGTATGGTTACATCGTTGGTTTATGACACCACTGAGTTTGTCCAGGTATCGATCCAAGAGGTTTTTACTACCTTGCTTCAGGCGATCGCTCTAGTCATCATCATCATCTTTGTCTTTCTACAAGATTGGCGCACCACCGTTATTCCCGCCGTGGCAATTCCCGTATCGTTAATCGGGGCTTTAGGATTTGCCTTTGTCTTTGGATTTTCTCTTAACAGTTTGACCCTGTTTGGCTTAATTCTGGCAACAGGATTGGTTGTAGACGATGCGATCGTTATTGTCGAAGCAATTACCGCCAAGATTGAGGAGGGAATGACACCGAGAAAGGCATCTTTGGCAACGATGGATGAGATTGCGGGAGCAGTTCTCTCTACATCTGTAGTGCTAATGGCAGTATTTATTCCCGTGGCATTTTTTCCAGGAACAACTGGAATACTCTATCAACAATTTGCTTTAATTATTGCTTTTTCTGTGGCGGTGTCAACCTTTAACGCCCTAACTTTTACTCCCGCTATGTCGGCGATTTTGCTGCGTTCTCCAAAACAAAGACAGTCAGAAAATGGTAAAAAAGGATTTTTAGATAAAATATTTACGCCATTCAATCGGTTCTTGAGTTGGATTATAGACCGATACACGGCTTTCGTTAAATTTCTCATCCGCATTCGCTACATTGTAATTGGCTTGTTTGTTTTGGGTCTGTTTGCCACCTATATGGTATTAAAAGCCGTACCTGGTGGCTTTGTCCCTCCAGAGGATCAGGGGGTTATGTTGGGGATCGTACAGGCTCCTGATGGAGTATCCTTAAGCTATACGAGTCGAGTAACCGAATTTGTCTCCGAGACTTTTGAAAATACTCCCGAAATAGAAGATTATTTTGTTGCCAGTGGTGTTGGTTTAGAAGGTGCTGGTCCTAATAAAGGGGTGTTCTTTGCCAAACTCAAGTCCTGGGATGAGCGGGACCAAACCGTAGAGAGCGTAATCGAACAGCTAAACCAAAAATTTTACGTAAACCAAGACGCTACTATTGCTGCATTTAATCTACCGCCAATTCCTGGGTTTAGCTCGACTGGAGGTATCGAAATGCAGTTACAAAATCAAAGTGGAGGTAGTTTAGGTATCGATGATTTTCTAGCAAATGCCCAAGAAATTATCGCTCAAGCAAATCAATCACCTGCGGTTGGCTCGGCTTTTACTCAGTTTACAGCCAGTACACCTCAACTAAAAGTGGACATCAATCGCGACCAGTTAGAAGCTTTAAATGTTGATTTTCAGTCGGCACTCCAAACCATTGGTGCTTTTATCGGTTCGCAATATATTAATGATTTTACTCTAGAAGGACGCAGCTATCGAGTATACTTGCAGGCTGAAAGCGAATATCGCAACTCCCCCGATGACCTAGAGAGCCTATACGTACAGTCGCGGGTCGGACAGATGATTCCTCTGGGTGAAATAGCCACAGTTTCTCGTATTGTCGGACCGCAGATTATTTATCACTACAACGGCAATCGCTCGATTAAAATTCAAGGGTCAGCATCCGAAGATTCTTCCAGTGGTCGGGCGATCGCAGTGATTGATGAAGCAGTAGCAGAAGCGTCTTTACCTGGGGTGACTGGAGATTGGATCGGTTTGGCTAAAGAAGAACTGGCTGCTGGTAGTTTAGGGGCTTTGGTGTTCCTTTTTGGTATCATCATGGTCTTTCTAACTCTTTCGGCGCAGTACGAAAGCTATATCGATCCCCTAATCATTCTCTTAACCGTTCCTTTGGCAATCTTGGGAGCTTTATCTTTTGTGGCATTGGGAGGATTAGATAACAACGTTTACGTTCAGGTAGCACTAGTAATGTTGATTGGTCTTGCCAGTAAAAACGCCATCTTGATCGTGGAACTTGCCAACCAAACGCGGGAGACAGGAGTTTCCATTGTTAAATCGGCGCAAGAGGCTGCCAAAGAACGTTTTCGTCCCATCTTGATGACTGCGGTATCTTCTTTAGTTGGTTTCTTCCCCTTGGTAATTGCTTCTGGTGCTGGTTCTGCTTCCCGTCGCTCAATTGGAACGGCTCTGGTAGGCGGACTGCTGGTATCTACAATATTAAGCTTTTAAATCGTACCCGTTCTCTATGTGGTTATTAAAGGCTTGGAAGCCAAATTCCTCAACAACAAACCACCGAAAGGCAATGATGACGATCCTAAATATAACGGTCGTGTAAAAGGTGTCGAAAATGTAGAGAGCGATCGCGCTGATACTCCTGCTTCAACTCGCTTTCAAGGTGAAAATCCAGTTTAAACGAAGCTAAAGCTAAAAGCTACGAACTATTAACCTCTTAACGCAGCAAATTCACACAAAACGAAAACAATGAACCAACGTAAAATTTGGTTTGCTGGAGCAGTAACCGCAGCACTTGGTGTCGGCATTGGCTTAGTACTGGCAAAGATTGTCGAGTCTCCCTATACCAGCAAAAACTATCAAAATCTAGAACAGACTTATATGTTAATCTGTGGCACTGGAGGGCTGATTGTCGGGACAACTCAAGAAGCTCTACGACAGCTTCAAGCACAGCGAGATTTAGAAGAAGCTGAAATGATGCGCGATCGTCTAAAAAACAAACATATTTCCCGAAATAATGGAATAATCGAAAATTAATATTATTTATAGTAATGATGTTTGAAAGCAAGTTTCCACGCTGGCTGTATTGGGGATCGTTAATCACGTTCATTGTGGTCAACGGTTATTTTTTATTTCCCATATTTCGCTATTTGCAACCGACGCTGGTTTTGATAATAACAGCAGCACTACTTGCCTTTTTGTTGAATTATCCCGTGAAATTACTCGTGTCTTGGAAATTTAAACGCGGTTATGCGATCGCCCTGGTATTTTTGTTGGCACTAATAATTTTAGG from Myxosarcina sp. GI1 includes:
- a CDS encoding efflux RND transporter permease subunit, with the protein product MALFSIATNFIKRPVLTTVCTIVIVLVGGVCIPLLPINYLPDVSPVQIEVSSSYTGADIETVEDTVTTILEEQINGVPGMDYSTSQSYAGTSSISVYFPTGTDKDIAQVNVQNRVAQALPQLPTPVQQLGVTTQAASTSILLIFGVYSEAGAYDSIFISNYVDANITDVLKRINGVGDVTIFGAKQNAMRIWLNPQDLAARGLTALDVAQAVRSQNVVVGAGSIGQEPITGQQEYELPVQIQGRLQDADEFENLVVKTLDSGAVVRLRDVGYAELGAENYGQNASVNGQQGVGIAISQLPGSNALDVGNNVKDAMEELSNNFPPGMVTSLVYDTTEFVQVSIQEVFTTLLQAIALVIIIIFVFLQDWRTTVIPAVAIPVSLIGALGFAFVFGFSLNSLTLFGLILATGLVVDDAIVIVEAITAKIEEGMTPRKASLATMDEIAGAVLSTSVVLMAVFIPVAFFPGTTGILYQQFALIIAFSVAVSTFNALTFTPAMSAILLRSPKQRQSENGKKGFLDKIFTPFNRFLSWIIDRYTAFVKFLIRIRYIVIGLFVLGLFATYMVLKAVPGGFVPPEDQGVMLGIVQAPDGVSLSYTSRVTEFVSETFENTPEIEDYFVASGVGLEGAGPNKGVFFAKLKSWDERDQTVESVIEQLNQKFYVNQDATIAAFNLPPIPGFSSTGGIEMQLQNQSGGSLGIDDFLANAQEIIAQANQSPAVGSAFTQFTASTPQLKVDINRDQLEALNVDFQSALQTIGAFIGSQYINDFTLEGRSYRVYLQAESEYRNSPDDLESLYVQSRVGQMIPLGEIATVSRIVGPQIIYHYNGNRSIKIQGSASEDSSSGRAIAVIDEAVAEASLPGVTGDWIGLAKEELAAGSLGALVFLFGIIMVFLTLSAQYESYIDPLIILLTVPLAILGALSFVALGGLDNNVYVQVALVMLIGLASKNAILIVELANQTRETGVSIVKSAQEAAKERFRPILMTAVSSLVGFFPLVIASGAGSASRRSIGTALVGGLLVSTILSF